In Meiothermus ruber DSM 1279, the following proteins share a genomic window:
- the cas2e gene encoding type I-E CRISPR-associated endoribonuclease Cas2e, which yields MVVIVLEKVPKTLRGELSRWMLEVSTGVFVGSVSALVRDLLWEKCVAKKTAGRCCLLYRTNNEQGFAIRTHGDTTRTLVDFDGLTLVAVKNAEWERMHQKRSRKAKPGVNLDNQTRDSDTSGGSSG from the coding sequence ATGGTAGTGATCGTCCTGGAGAAGGTACCCAAGACCCTGAGGGGTGAGCTCTCGCGCTGGATGCTCGAGGTGAGTACCGGTGTGTTTGTGGGCAGCGTTTCGGCGCTGGTGCGCGACCTGCTCTGGGAAAAGTGCGTCGCCAAAAAAACTGCTGGACGCTGCTGCCTGCTCTACCGCACCAACAACGAACAGGGCTTTGCCATCCGAACCCATGGCGACACCACCCGCACCCTCGTAGACTTTGACGGCCTGACCCTGGTGGCCGTGAAGAATGCCGAGTGGGAGCGTATGCACCAAAAGCGAAGTAGAAAAGCCAAACCAGGGGTGAATCTTGACAATCAGACTCGGGATTCTGACACTTCCGGGGGATCGAGCGGCTAG
- the cas6e gene encoding type I-E CRISPR-associated protein Cas6/Cse3/CasE has product MYLSRLQLDPRSKQARTDLASPYELHATLCHAFAGPNQTPARFLWRAEVGKIPIVLVQSAGMPDWEKLVQRFPGYFAQPPASKPIPLEHLQPAQVLRFRLRANPTVTKKDPNNPDSKKRKRHGLKTLEEQLEWLHRQGAKGGFSVLGAMVVQSERVRMYKHDGSGPIVLQSVLYEGHLKITDLEAFKHTLAAGLGHAKALGFGLLSIAKV; this is encoded by the coding sequence GTGTACCTGAGCCGACTCCAGCTTGATCCCCGCTCTAAGCAGGCCCGCACCGACCTGGCCAGCCCCTATGAGCTGCACGCCACCCTGTGCCATGCCTTTGCCGGGCCCAATCAGACCCCAGCGCGCTTTTTGTGGCGGGCTGAGGTAGGAAAAATCCCCATTGTGCTGGTGCAGAGTGCCGGGATGCCGGACTGGGAAAAATTGGTCCAGCGTTTCCCCGGCTACTTTGCCCAGCCCCCAGCCTCCAAACCCATCCCCCTCGAGCACCTCCAGCCTGCCCAGGTGCTGCGCTTTCGCCTACGTGCTAACCCTACTGTGACCAAAAAAGATCCCAACAATCCTGATAGCAAAAAGCGCAAGCGCCACGGTTTGAAAACCCTCGAAGAGCAGCTCGAGTGGCTGCATCGCCAGGGAGCCAAAGGGGGCTTCTCGGTGCTGGGCGCGATGGTGGTTCAGAGCGAGCGGGTGCGCATGTACAAACACGACGGCTCCGGCCCGATTGTGCTTCAGTCGGTGCTGTACGAGGGGCATCTGAAGATCACCGACCTCGAGGCTTTCAAACACACCCTGGCTGCTGGCCTGGGCCACGCCAAAGCCCTGGGTTTTGGCCTGCTTTCCATCGCAAAGGTGTAG
- the cas7e gene encoding type I-E CRISPR-associated protein Cas7/Cse4/CasC: MKHLLEIHILQNFAPSNLNRDDTGSPKDAIFGGYRRGRISSQCLKRAAREYVRDHPNGLPQEALALRTKRLVQALVDQLEARGRGKEEARQKVEQALGGMGLRVDAEGKTQYLLFLGRQEVARIADLIDQHWDGLVAPQAEEEGGKKKTKDAKKAAREAVPDEIKKALGSVLDGGKALDVALFGRMLADLPEKNQDAACQVAHALSTHAVEREFDFYTAVDDLKPDDNAGADMIGTVEFNSACFYRYVALDLEKLRANLQNDTELMLRGLEAFLRAIVKAKPSGKQNSFAAHNDPEYVLFTVRQEADPRNLANAFEKPVRPSREKSLTEASVERLEARWQKLSAAYGQDGAAWVLNLTDAQSQIGTPVGSLDELVQSTMKAVRANLGLEV; the protein is encoded by the coding sequence ATGAAACACCTGCTCGAGATTCACATCCTGCAAAACTTCGCCCCCTCCAACCTCAACCGCGACGACACTGGCTCTCCCAAGGATGCCATTTTTGGTGGCTACCGCCGCGGGCGCATCAGCAGCCAGTGCCTCAAGCGGGCTGCACGGGAGTATGTGCGCGACCACCCCAATGGCCTGCCCCAGGAGGCGCTGGCTTTACGCACCAAGCGGCTGGTTCAGGCATTGGTAGATCAGCTCGAGGCCAGGGGCAGGGGCAAGGAGGAAGCCCGGCAGAAGGTGGAGCAAGCCCTGGGCGGTATGGGCCTGAGGGTTGATGCAGAGGGCAAAACCCAGTACCTGCTGTTTTTGGGCAGGCAAGAGGTAGCCAGGATCGCTGACCTCATCGACCAGCACTGGGATGGCCTGGTGGCCCCCCAGGCCGAGGAAGAGGGGGGTAAAAAGAAAACCAAAGATGCCAAGAAAGCTGCCAGGGAAGCCGTCCCCGACGAAATCAAAAAAGCCCTGGGCAGTGTGTTAGATGGCGGCAAGGCCCTGGACGTGGCCCTGTTCGGGCGCATGCTGGCCGACCTCCCCGAGAAGAACCAGGACGCCGCCTGCCAGGTGGCCCATGCCCTTTCCACCCACGCCGTGGAGCGCGAGTTCGACTTCTACACCGCTGTGGACGACCTCAAGCCCGATGACAATGCGGGGGCCGACATGATCGGTACGGTGGAGTTCAACTCGGCCTGCTTTTACCGCTATGTTGCGCTCGACCTCGAGAAGCTCCGTGCGAACCTCCAGAACGATACCGAGCTGATGCTCCGGGGCCTCGAGGCCTTCCTGCGGGCGATAGTCAAAGCCAAGCCCAGCGGCAAGCAGAACTCCTTTGCGGCCCACAACGACCCCGAGTATGTGCTGTTCACGGTGCGTCAGGAAGCCGACCCGCGCAACCTGGCCAACGCCTTCGAGAAGCCGGTGCGCCCAAGCCGGGAAAAAAGCCTTACCGAGGCCTCGGTGGAGCGGCTCGAGGCCAGGTGGCAAAAGCTCTCCGCCGCCTACGGGCAGGATGGAGCGGCCTGGGTGCTCAACCTCACCGATGCCCAGAGCCAGATCGGCACGCCCGTGGGAAGCCTGGACGAACTGGTGCAAAGCACAATGAAAGCTGTCAGGGCCAACCTTGGGCTGGAGGTCTGA
- the cas5e gene encoding type I-E CRISPR-associated protein Cas5/CasD: MPTLLLRLAGPMQSWGTKSRFDERDTDLTPSKSGVIGLLCAAMGIDREERAPVLELARLRMGVRVDQPGVLRYDYQTAQNVIAADESKVHPTTTSRRYYLADAVFLVGLEGEDQRLLERAHRALKNPSWPLFLGRKGYLPSPGVYLEDGLREEPLQEALKYRYLGRDWPKDEEGKDCESVRCLVMLENWGSSEGSLRMDQPLGSFAERRFGARFVVPHWVEVKRVPEPTPA; this comes from the coding sequence ATGCCCACCCTGCTGTTGCGCCTGGCGGGCCCCATGCAGTCCTGGGGCACCAAAAGCCGCTTTGACGAGCGAGACACCGACCTCACCCCCTCCAAAAGCGGGGTGATCGGCTTGCTGTGTGCGGCTATGGGCATAGACCGCGAAGAGCGGGCGCCTGTGCTCGAGCTGGCGCGTTTGCGGATGGGGGTGCGCGTCGACCAGCCGGGGGTGCTGCGCTACGACTACCAGACCGCCCAGAACGTGATCGCCGCCGATGAGTCCAAGGTGCACCCCACCACCACATCCCGGCGCTACTACCTGGCCGATGCGGTTTTCCTGGTGGGGCTCGAGGGGGAAGACCAACGCCTCCTGGAGCGCGCGCACCGGGCGCTGAAGAACCCCTCCTGGCCGCTATTTCTGGGTAGAAAGGGCTACCTGCCCAGCCCAGGGGTGTATCTCGAGGACGGCCTGCGCGAGGAGCCTTTGCAGGAAGCCCTCAAGTACCGCTACCTCGGGCGCGATTGGCCGAAGGACGAAGAGGGGAAGGATTGCGAGTCGGTCAGGTGCCTGGTCATGCTGGAAAACTGGGGCTCGAGCGAAGGTTCGCTGCGCATGGATCAGCCGCTGGGCTCCTTTGCGGAACGCCGCTTTGGGGCCCGTTTTGTGGTTCCTCATTGGGTGGAGGTGAAGCGTGTACCTGAGCCGACTCCAGCTTGA
- the cas1e gene encoding type I-E CRISPR-associated endonuclease Cas1e: protein MKYETRNLQELPKFRDGLSYLYLEHGRLEQQDQAVAYYSQEGVVAIPAAALGVLMLGPGTSITHAAIRQLANNGCSVFWVGEEMVRFYASGMGETRSSANLMRQVRAWADPEAHLEVVKRLYRLRFPEPLSPELSLEQIRGLEGVRVRETYARWSRETGVEWKGRNYQRGNWAAADPINRAISAGAACLYGLAHAAILSAGYSPALGFIHTGKQLSFVYDVADIYKAETLIPTAFRVVAESDVGVERRVRHTLREQLKEVKLLERIVSDLHSLFDALETPDPYAADPAAPGDLWDPDGPVPGGIAYGSDRPGEGTQDPEG from the coding sequence ATGAAGTACGAGACCCGCAACCTCCAGGAACTCCCCAAATTCCGCGATGGGCTCTCGTACCTTTACCTGGAACACGGCCGCCTCGAGCAGCAAGACCAGGCGGTGGCCTACTACAGCCAGGAAGGGGTGGTAGCCATCCCGGCGGCGGCGCTGGGGGTGCTGATGCTGGGCCCTGGCACCTCCATCACCCACGCCGCTATACGCCAGCTAGCCAACAACGGCTGTTCAGTGTTCTGGGTGGGTGAGGAGATGGTGCGCTTCTATGCCAGCGGGATGGGGGAGACCCGCTCCAGCGCCAACCTGATGCGCCAGGTGCGGGCCTGGGCCGACCCCGAGGCCCACCTCGAGGTGGTCAAGCGCCTCTACCGGCTGCGCTTTCCCGAGCCGCTGTCGCCCGAGCTTTCCCTTGAGCAAATCCGGGGCCTGGAAGGGGTGCGGGTGCGCGAGACCTACGCCCGCTGGAGCCGCGAGACCGGCGTGGAGTGGAAGGGCCGCAACTACCAGCGGGGCAACTGGGCCGCCGCCGACCCCATCAACCGCGCCATCTCCGCCGGGGCAGCCTGCCTGTATGGCCTGGCCCACGCCGCCATCCTCTCGGCGGGCTACAGCCCGGCCCTGGGCTTCATCCACACCGGTAAGCAGCTTTCCTTCGTTTACGACGTGGCCGATATCTACAAGGCCGAAACCCTCATACCCACCGCCTTCCGAGTGGTCGCCGAGTCGGACGTGGGCGTCGAACGCCGCGTGCGCCACACCCTGCGCGAACAGCTTAAGGAGGTCAAGCTCCTGGAGCGCATCGTCTCCGACCTGCATAGCCTCTTCGATGCCCTCGAGACCCCCGACCCCTACGCTGCCGACCCCGCAGCACCGGGCGATCTATGGGATCCCGACGGCCCGGTTCCAGGTGGGATAGCCTATGGTAGTGATCGTCCTGGAGAAGGTACCCAAGACCCTGAGGGGTGA